DNA from Paludisphaera mucosa:
CACCCTCGCCCGCGAGGCCGCGATCGGCGGGATCGGCTTCTTCCACGGCGCCGACGTCGCCATGCGATTCCTGCCCGCCGAGCCCGACGCCGGGATCCGCTTCGTCCGCACCGACCTCCCCGGCCGCCCGGGGGTCGCCGCGCGGATCGACCAGGTCGTCCCAACCCAGCGCCGCACGGCCGTCCAGGACGGCCCCGCCAAGGTCGAGATGATCGAGCACGTCATGGCGGCACTCGCCGGCATGCAGGTCGACAACTGCACGATCGAGATCGACGCCCCCGAATGCCCCGGCCTCGACGGATCCAGCAAGGCTTACGTCGAGCTGCTCGACGAAGTCGGGACCGTCGACCAGGACCGCCCGCGCCAGGCCCTCACGCTGGAGCGGTCGTTCGTCGTCCGCGAGGGCGACGCGGTGCTCGCCGCCCATCCCAACTCGGCCGAGGGGCTCACGCTCTCGTACCACCTCGACTATGGCCAGGCCTCGCCGATCGGCAACCAGAGCGTCCTGGTCGCCCTGACGCCCGACACCTTCCGCGACGAGGTCGCCTCCAGCCGCACCTTCCTCCTCGAGCAGGAGGCCAAGGGGCTCCGCGAGGCGGGGATCGGACTGCGGACCACCGAGGCCGACGTCCTGCTCTTCGGCCCCGCCGGGGTCGTCGGCAACAGCCTGCGGTTCCCCGACGAGTGCGCCCGCCACAAGATCCTCGACATGGTGGGCGACCTCGCCCTGCTGGGGATGGACCTGCACGGCTTCGTCGTGGCCCACCGCTCGGGCCACCACACCAACGCCTCGCTCGTCCGCAAGCTGATGCAGGCGGTCGAGAAGGATCGCGAGAAGGAGGCCCGGCCCCGCGCCGCCCTGCCGATCCGCGCCGACGGCACGATCGACATCCAGGGCATCCTCGAAATCCTCCCCCACCGTTACCCTATGCTCCTGCTCGACCGCGTGATCGAGCTGCAGGAGGGCCGCAGGGTGGTCGGGCTCAAGAATGTCAGCGCCAACGAGGCGTTCTTTCAAGGCCACTGGCCCGGCCGGCCGATCATGCCGGGGGTGCTCATCATCGAGGCCATGGCCCAGGCCGCCGGCGTCCTGATCGCGTCGACCGTGAACCGCTCGGGGCGGGCCGCCGTCATCGCTTCGATCGACGCGGTGAAGCTGCGACGCCCCGTGGTCCCCGGCGACCAGCTCAGGCTCGAAGTCGACGCCCTGAAGATCAAGACGTCGTACGCCAGCGTCGCCGCCGTCGCCCGGGTCGACGACGCGATCGCCGCGGAGGCCCGGATCCGCTTCGTGTTGATCGACGCCCCGGCCGTCGCGTGAGACGACGAGGCCCCGACGAGATCCCCTCGACACAGCCACGTTTAACCATATCCCGCTGACCGGCTGTAGGAACACACTCATGGCCACCATGATCGCTGACACCGCCTGCATCGACCCTCGCGCCGAGATCGCGGACGACGTCGAGATCGGCCCGTACTGCGTCATCGGCCCCGACGCCAAGGTCGGCCGGGGCACCCGGCTGATCGCGCACGTGTGCATCCTGGGCCACACGACGGTCGGCGAGAACAACGTCGTCCACCCCAACACGGTGCTCGGCGGCGACCCCCAGGACTTCACCTACAAGGGCGAGCCCACCCTGCTGGAGATCGGCGACGACAACACCTTCCGCGAGGGCGTCACGATCCATCGCGGCAGCTGCAAGGAAGAGGGCATCACCCGGATCGGCTCGCACAACTACTTCATGGCCAACGTCCACGTCGGCCACGACTGCATCCTCGGCGACCGGATCCTGATCGCCAACAACACGATGCTCGCCGGCCACATCCACATGGAGTCGTACGCGACGGTCTCCGCGGGCGTCGGCCTGCACCAGTTCGTCACCGTCGGCCAGTACAGCTACATCGGGGCCCTCTCGCGGATCTACCACGACGCGCCGCCGTTCATGCTGGTCGAGGGAAACCCCTCGAAGGTCCGCTGCATCAACATCGTCGGCCTGAAGCGGCACGGCATCGCCGCCGACGCCATCACGGCGCTGCACGAGGCCCATCGCCTCATCTACCGCGCCCGCATGATCGCCCGCCAGGCCAACGAGATCCTCGAGGCCAACGGCCAGATCTGCCCGGAGGTCCGCCGCCTGCTCGACTTCATCGAGGTCCAGCAGCAGGGCCGCCACGGCCGGGGCCGCGACCGCGCCCGCCTCTCCGCCTCGGCCTGAGCGCCGGGCGGATCGCTGCATCCCACGAAGAGACACGGAGAGTCCGACCGATGAAACCGCTTCGCGTCGCCGTCGTCGGCGTCGGCCACCTTGGCCGGCATCACGCCCGAATCCTGGGGGCCCTTCCCGGGGTCGAACTCGTCGCCGTGGCGGATTCCCGTCCCGAGCAGGCCCGGATCATCGCCGAGGGCCTCAAGACCCGCGCCGTGGCCGACTACCGCGAGCTGATCGGCCAGGTGGACGCGGTCTCGATCGCCGTGCCCACGGTCCTCCATCGCGAGGTCGCCGGCGCGTTCCTCGAGCGCGGGATCGCGGCGATGGTCGAGAAGCCCCTGGCCGGCTCGCCCGCCGAGGCCGAGGAGCTGGTGGCGATCGCCCGGGCGTCGGGGGCGGTGCTCCAGGTCGGTCACATCGAACGCTTCAACCCCGCCCTGGCCGCGCTCCAGGCCTCGCCGATCCGGCCCAAATTCCTGAGCGCCGAGCGGCTCGCGATCTACACCTTCCGGTCGACCGACGTCGGGGTCGTGTTCGACCTGATGATCCACGACATCGACCTGGTCCTGAGCCTGGTCGACTCCCCCGTGCGGTCGGTCTCGGCCGTCGGCGTCGGCCTCTTCGGCGACCACGAAGACGTGGCCGACGCCCGGATCGAGTTCGAGAACGGCACCGTCGCCAACCTGACCGCCAGCCGCGCCAGCTACGCAACGTCGCGGAAGATGCGGATCTGGGGGACCGAGGGCTACGCCTCGCTCGACTTCGGAGCCAAGCAGGCGACCGTCGTGAGGCCGTCCGAGGAGTTCCTCGCCGGCGGCGTGGACCTCGAAGGCGTCGACCTGACCCAACCTTCGGCCATCAAGGAGCACCTCTTCGGCAAGGTCCTCCGCGTCGACCGAGTCGAGCCGCCGACGTGCGACCAGCTCACTCTGGAGCTGCAGGAGTTCGTCGCGGCCGCCCGCGGCGAGATCACGCCCCGTGTGACCGGTGCGGCCGCCCTGGAGGCCGTCCGGATCGCCGACCGGATCGTCCGCAGCCTCGACGCCCACCGCTGGGAAGGCGACGCCGCGACCTCCCCCGCCCTCCCCGCCCAGGCCGCTTCCGCCCTCCGCGGGCCCCACGCCTGGAGCCGCGCCCGCCTGGATCGCCGCTCCCGCGCGACGAGCTAGGGCGTCGCCCATCGCCGCTCCGTGCGCTTGCCAGCGGGGGCGGGTTTGGATTAGACTGTCCCGGTCGAAGCCTGCGCCCGGAGTCCGGCCGTTTCGTCCGGCCGACCCGCGCGGGATGTGTTGCGACCGCCGCCCGGCGGTCTTTTTCTCTTTCCACCGCGCGAAGTCGTTGCAGGATCCGTTCGATGGCCAATAAAGACGACAAGAACAAAGACAAAGACAAGCCCAAGAAGCCCCACAAGGACCCCAGCAAGGATCCCAACAAGGCCCAGGCGAAGGAAAAGCCCAAGAAGCCGAAGGAGGCCGCCCCCGCCGAGGCCGCCCCCGTCGTCGAGAAGAAGCCGGAGGCCCCGCGGCCGCCCGCCGATCCCCGCCTCAAGTTCGTCAAGAAATTCCACGGCCGGTTCCTGCCCCGCGGCCCGCTGCGCGACCGCCACACGGCCCTCTTCGCCCGCTGGAACAGCGGCGAAGACCACGGCGGCGTGACCGTCGAGGAGCTCAAGTCGCTCTTCCAGGACTGGAAGGTCTCCCGCGAGAAGGGCCCGAAGAAGAAGGCGACCACCGTCTGAGCCGTCGCTGAATGCATCGACCGCCCGGGCCGAGCGGGGTCATGACCCCGACGCCCCGGGCGGCCTCGTTTCTCGACCGCCTTGCTCGTCGTCAGTCGGCCCGTTCGCGGCGGGCGAAGCGACGGACCGCCGACGCCAGGGCATTCGCCACGCCCCGCGCCGCGTCGCTCGGGGCGCACTCCATCGCGGCCGTGGCCTGTTCATAGGCTTCCTGAGCCCGGGCGTCGTCCTGGTCCAGGACGGCCAGGCCGTATCGGGCCTCGAACAGCCGGGGCTCGACGTCGATCGCCTTCCGGAATTGCTGGCGGGCCTCCTCCAATCGGCCCTCCACCAGGTCGCATACGGCCAGGCGGGCGTCGCGGAGGGCTGGCCGGGGCACGTCGACGGCCTCTTGGAGCTGGCGACGGGCCCGATCGGGCTCGCCGAGGTGCAGCAGCAGCGTCGAGAGCCGTTCGACCGCGTCCCAACCGCCCCGGCCGGGGGGGTTGGCGCCCTCCAGGAGCCTCACGGCCGTCTCGACCCGGCCCAGCTCCAGCTCGTGGTTCACGAGCCGGTCCAGCTCGTCGAGGTTCCGCCAGGTCGTCGGCACAGGCTCGTCGAGGCGATTGGCGATTTGAAGTTGCGTCTCCTGGACGGACTTCTGGAGGTTCGCCTGCTGAGGGTTGATCGTGTTCAGCCTGAGGATGCGGCCCAGGATCTCTTGCAGGGGTTCGAGCATGCCCCGGTTTTCATAAGTCCGCTGGAGCAAGGCGAGCGTCAGGAAGTCCCGGGGGGCGATCGCGGCGGCGCGGCGGAGCGCGTACGTCGTCCGGGCGGGCGCGAGGTCGAAGATGGGGTCGAACGGGACGCGGCAGCGGGCGGCCGGGGCCGTCGGCTCGCGGATCAGCTCGATGTAGCCGATCGACTTCCAGCCCTCCAGCGATTCGGGATCGGCGGCCACGACCCGTCGGGCGTAGTCGAGGGCCAGCCAAAGCATGGGACGACCGAGGTCGGGCCGCGACCCGGCGTTCAGGAAGTTGGCGTAGTTCCGCAGTCCCTTCGACGCGGCGATGAGGGCCGGGACTCCCTGGGGATCGATGCCGGCGCTCGGTTGGAAATGGCGGGCCCCGAAATCGACCTCGTGGGCCCCCACCGCGCTCTTGTACGAGTCGTGCAGGAAGACGGCCGAGATGGCGTCGAACCGGACGCATCGCCACCGCCCGCTCTGGAGCAAGGCGGCGCCGACCTCCGCATTGTAATCATGGTCGACCAGGATCGACGGCCGGCCCTCGGCGTCCAGCTCTCGCTGCCATCGCGGGCTCTCGTTGTCCTTGACGATCCAATCCTTGAGGTCGAGATAGCGGCGATACAATTCCTGGCCGCTGACCTCCAGCCGGGGGTCGGTGAACACGGTCTTCCCCGGCCCGCCGGGCTTCTCCGGGCTGTGGTTGTAGATGAACAGCGAGGCGTGGCCGTTGTGGAAGCTCAGGAATCGCTCGGGCATTCCGGGCCCGCCCGCGAACTTCGCGGCCTCGTGAGGGAACCAGAGCGGCTCCTCGCCCCAGCCGATCACCCGGCCCTCCCCGGCCCAGGCGTAGAGCGACCCGCTCCCCACCGCGAAAGTCAGGACGATCAGGGCCGTCAAGGCGATGAGCCTGGGCCGGACGCCGTCCGAAGCCGCGACTTCGCCTCCACGCACCCTTCGTGCGACCTCTCGGGAGCCGATCCACTCCGCGAAGTTCCAGGCGGTCACGGTCCCCACGACGGCCGCGAACTGGTGGCTGTTGCGCGTAGCCTGGAAGCTCAGGAGCGAGAAGGCCGCGAAGAGGAGCAGGCGCAGCACGCTGACCCGCCAGACGTCCTCGCGGGGCTCCTCGACGACGTCGACGGCACCCTTCTTCTTCCGGGTCGCGACGGCCTTCTTCGCCGCCTTGTCCGGCCCCTTGACGCCCTTCCTGCGCGTCGGCGACGCATCCTCGACGGCCGCCGAAGCATCGGGACGGAGGCTGCGGACGCGTGACGCCCCGGCGGCGAGGATCGGCACGAGGAAGCTCAGGGCCCCGAGGACGATCGTGGCGAAGTGGATCTGGAGCGGGAGGTTGCCGAAGCCGGTCTCCCGGATGAAGTCCGGGATCGGCTTCAGCTCGGCGATCGTTCTGGAGAAGTCCGGGCTGCTCATCGTCCCGGCCAGCTCCAGCGGGTAGAACGCGCCGCGGATCCCGTAAGGGTTCAGCAGGCACGCCAGCGCCGTCGCGGCCGACGCCGGCACGACGGTCGTCCACCACTTTCGTCGCGCCGTGGACAGGGCCCCGCGTCGCATGGCGGCGTCGATGAGGGCGAACCCCAGGACGATGGGCCCCAGGATGAACAGGCCGTGCGAGTTCACCCACGCGACCTGCACGAACGGCAGCACCCAGGCCAGCGCCGGGCGACGCTCCCAGCGACATAGAACCGCCAGGAAGATCGACAGGTAGAGCAGCGTCAACGTCTCGGGGCGGATGTACATGCGACCCGAGAGGACCAGCAGCGCGGGGAGCCACGCCAGGATCATCGCCCAGACGGGCCACGTGCGACGCCTCGCGGTGATGAGCAGCAGCAGGGCGGAGCAGGTGATGAGACACTTCGCCAGCGTCAGAGCGGGGACGCCCCCGCGTTCGAAGACCCAACTGATGCCGACCTGGAACATCCAGTGCAGGTCGATCCAGGGCGCGCCGACGCGGGTGAACGTGTAGAAGTCGACCCGGGGGACCTCGCCCCACTTGCGGATCAGGTCGCCCGTCCGAAGGTGCCAGTAGAAATCGGTGTCCTTCAGCCGGAAGACGCCCAGCAGGAAGGCCAGAGCGAGGAAGAACCCGATCAGCACGGCATCGAAGAGGCGAAGTCCCCAGGCCGGGCCGGCCGGACGTCCTTCCAGCCGTCCCGCATCCGACGTGGAGGATCGAGGCCTGGGCGGCGAAGGACGAACCTCGGACATCAACCGACTCCCGACCCGGACGGCGGCCTCGACCCCGACGGCTCCGGGCGCGGCCTCGGCCCGGTCCCTGAGTGTACCACCCGGGCTCGAAGGGGGTCGAGACGCCCGCCGAAGGCTGGAAGGACCTCAGTTCTGGTCGATCCAGTAGGCCCCGCTGGTCCACCAGGGCGGCGTCGGGCGGGGTGTTCGGGGCGCGTAGTAGTTGCTGCGCCGGGTCGGATAGACGAACGGCGACAGGATCGGCAGGTTGGGCGTCGAGGAAGACGTCCCCGGCACCGCGCGGACCACGCCATCGTAGCCGCGATTGTACGTCACCACAGGGGCCGCGATCGAGCGCAGCGACGAGACCGGCCCGTTGAGCGACAACGAGGTGTCGCCGAACGTCCCCAGCGGCGAATATCCGTTCGACGTCGGGGCGGCGGCCCCCACCATGATATAGGGCGTCGGCTCGAAGGTCCCCAGGGTTGGGGGCTCATCGACCATGCCCGGCTGCTGGGCGCGAATCGATGCGGGCAGGTGGATGCCGGCGATCATGAAGAGGCCGGCTGCCAGGACGCGGCATCGCGTCGCGCGGAACGGTCGCAGATTCGGATTCATGGTTGCGATCTCGGGTGGGAGACATCTCAAGCTGCATACGCCGGGCTGCGCCCTCGACGGGCCGACGAGGCGACTTGAGAAAATCTACCCTTCGAATCCCCGGGAGGGAGGCGTTTCGCCGAATCCGAGGATTTCGCGGCCGATCTCAGACCGTGTTGCGCGACCGTGGGAGGAGCCCGTGCAACTCGTCCAGGACTCGGGCGACGGCGGAACCGATCGGAGAATGCAGCAGATCATGCAGCTTGGAAAGGAGCTCGCCCTCACGCAGCAGGGCGCTTTCCTGGGTCGCGAGCGTCCCACGATGCACGGCGTCGGGGATGGGCCGGCCCTTCTCGCGGAAGTCTTCGGCGTGCCCGCCGCCCAGGCCGGCATGCGTGGTCGCGGGGAGGGAGAGGGGCCCCCCCTCGGCGGGGAACCAACGGTCGAGGCCGCGTGTTCGGAACGTGGCCTGCGGTTTGACCGCGCCTGGCGCGGGCGGGGAGGCGGGAGCCTCGTCCTCGCTCAACAGGTCGTCCATCGACACGTCGAGCGCCACGGCGATCCGGCGCAGCGTGCCGGCGCGGGGGAGGCCCGTCTTACCGCTCTCGATCTGGTACAGGGCGGTGCGCGAAATCTCGGCCCGGTTGGCGAGTTCGTCGGGGCCCCACCCCTTGGCGTATCGAAAATCTCGTACGCGCTGAGCCAATGTCATCATGGATGCCCCCGACGCAGGGTTTCAGAGAGGTGCCGATCGGGTCTGTGGAGGAACGCTTGAGAGCGCGGCGACCCCATGGAGTCGCCAAAATTCCCTGTCGTCTTCAAAATAAGGAAATCGGATAAGTCGAACTTGTACAAAACGCAGCGTTGCTTGTCAAGAAAGACCTTAAAATACGCCAAAGTAAGTCAGTACCGCCTGCTAGCGTGCCGATTCAAGATCCGCCCCACCCACAACTTGAGACCGAAGTCCGGATCGGTTCACTGCATTCAAATCGATAAATCGGCACATTAAGACAGCTAGACGCGATCCGCTCGGCGGCGAGGGCGTGATCTGTTCGAGACCTTCACTGCGAGAGTAGGAAGATTCCCGTTGAAACGCCCTCGCAGATCGAAGGGTGCGTTCTTCGGCGTTCCTTCCGATGAATTGTAGGACTCCGGACAGGCCCAGGAGAACCGGTCAACTCCGAAAGAACTCGAAATTCCACCGGAAATCGTCCCAGGCCATGCGCTGCGAGACCGTCGAGTCGAGCCCGCGTCACGCCTTGCCGTCGAGTTCCTTGAGCACGCCGACCAGGAGTTGCGGGTCTCGCTTTTCCATCAAATGGACGATCCGGGATTCCGAGAACTCGATCTTCCGCAGGGCGTCCTCGACGCGCTTCCAGAGTCGATCTTTCTGCTTGCCTTCGGCGAGATAGAGGTCCGAGGCCAGCTCGGAGAGCCGCTGGAACGTGATCGCGTCGAAGTTCTTGTAATAGCGGTTGATGATCTTCTTCTGATACGGAGAGTGGTCGGCCATGATGTTCGCTCTCGGGCGGGGATCCTGGTCGTCGGGCGATCATCCTAGCGACCGCCGGCGGAGGCCGCCAGCCCGGGCCCGTGGGCGGCGTCCCACGGGCCCGTCGGGCGTGAACGTCGCGATCCGCGTCAATTCGCGCCGCTGAGGACGGCTTCCATGGGGGCGGCGGGGGCCGTCGAGGGGGTCACCGAGTCGAGGTAGCTCGCCAGGCTGTTCTTCAGCCGCCCGGAGAGTCTCGACGCGCCCTGCTCCGTCTGTACATTCACGACCTGCCGCGGCGCGGCGACCGGCGTGAGGATGCCCTGACGGGCCGTGGACGAGTAGTCGACGGTCAGGGCCGACGCCACGCTCGCCGAGGCCGTCCCTAGGTTGACGGTCGCCGGGGAGGCCGTCGCGCCCGCGGCGGCGGTCCCGGCCGAGCGGTCGAACACGCTCCAGTCGAGGATCGCATCGGGGTTGCTGCGGGCGACGCGCTTCAGCGCCGTGTACTGGCTGTCGACGTTGCGGTTCATCAGGAACTTCAGCCGGCCGGCGGCCGACGCCGAGTTCGTGATGTTCACGACCTGGTTGGAGGTGATGATCTGCTGGCCGTCGAAGGTCTTGGCCGTGAAGGTCAGGGTCTGGAGCCCGGGATCGGCCTGGATGTCGCTGGCCTTGAAAATGAAGACCTGCGCCGCATAGGGGCTGCGGGGGAAGTGGTGCACCTGGGTGGCGACCGGCGACGCGCCGTTCAGCAGGGCCGTCGCGGGGTCGATCGTGGCCGGGTCGAAGCCCGACGTCCCCTGGATGTAGACCCGCACCAGGTCGGCGTGCGCGGTGTCGATGATCCGATGCTCGTGGGGATTGATGAGGATCGGCGGCGAGATCGGCGGGCAGACCGGCGGCTCGGGGGTCGGCGGCGTCGCGGCGCTCAGGAGGACCGGCTGCTCGGGGAAGAACGCCTCGCTGATCGGCCCGTCCTGGGCCGAGCCGGCGAAGGCGCCGACGTTGAACACCGAGGTCGGCACGATGGCCGAGCCCGTGATCGACTGATAGAGCGTGTCGAAGTTGACGAGCGACATCTCGATGTTGGGGTGGTTGGGGTCGTTCTGGGTGTAGATGTTGCCGCGGAACTGCGGCAGAGGGGTGCCGAACGTGGGCGCGACGTTGGGGCCGGCCTGATTGGCGGTCGCGACCTGGAAGACCTTGGCGTCCTGGCCGGAAGGGACGTTCTGCGAGAAGCCGGCGACGACCTGGCCGGTGCCGGTCCCGAGGAAGTCGAGATAGACCCCCATGAACTCGGTGCCGCCGATGTCGGGGACGTCCTGGAATCCCGGCGAAACGGCCGTGACAGCGGGGTTGACGGTTCCCCAATTTCCGTTATTGTCTGCATCCGTCGCGATCACGGGCCGCCCGGCCGAATCTTTCGGATTCGCCGGCTGCTCGATGCCGATGGACAGCGTCCCGTTGTTCTCGGGCGAGTAGCTGACCCGGAGGCTCGTGATGTCGAAGCCGGAGACCCCGATCAGGCCCTGCAGGTTGGCCGGGATCGTCGGATGCTGGACGCTGGCGTTGTCGGGTAGGATTACAACGCCTGGAGTTTGTGTGGCGGGAAAATCGGTTGCGACGTTTCCCGTGAAGGTGACGCTGAGCATTTGCCGATGATCAAGCTGTTCCATCGCGACGCTGGAGTTCCGGACCGTCCTGACGCGGCCGCTACGGCGGCGCCACGAGCGAACAGCTTGCAGCAGTCTTGCGAATAGCGACATCGCGCCATCGTCCTTTCTAGCGAGATCCCGATCCCCCGACGAGGGAGACGGTGGTGAGCCGAGCGCGAGCGAGCCGGGCACGAGCCCCGATCATTCCCGTCGGCTGGAAACAGCGAATCGATCCATCAACTTGACCATCTGGCTGAGTCGTGGTTTGCTCGCCAGGCCCTGGTCGCATCAACGCCTGGCTTACTCGTCCCGGCTGACGCGAGGACAGCGTCACGCCCCACCCGGCTTCCGCGGGACGAAACGACCATACGTAGAAGGAGTCTCGTCATGGTTTACCGTCGCTTGGGCCTGTGGGGCCTCGCACTCGGCGCTTTCATCGGTTCCGGTCCGGCCGTCTGCCTCGCCGTCCCCGTGAACCTCACGGGCTTCGTCGAGAAAGACTTCCCCAGCGGGGGCGGCACCGCCGAATCCGGCAAGGTCTTCACCCAGGAGGTGACGTCCTCGCCGACGACCATCGGCCAGTCGAGCTGGATCACCCAGAACGGCTGGGTCTCGGGCTGGAACGTCAAGGACATCCGCTTCAGCTACGGCGAGGATTCGGCGGGCAACAACTCGCTGGCCGTCGGCTTCAACACCTGGGCGAACAGCAGCGGGACGTACGCTCCGTTCGGCCAGGCCAACGGCGACCCCTCGGGCACGCCCACGGCCTACGACCCGGCCCACCTGGGCGCAGGCACGCCCACGAGCGACAAGTCGTTCGCGCTGGTGATCGCCAAGGAGAACCCGACCGATCCCACGAAACCGGGCGAGGTCGTCGCCATCGCCGGCGTGCCGGCCGACAAGTCGCTCAACGGCCTCGGCACGAACGGCTACACCGTCTCGCAGGTCGACCTCAACCGCTCTTCGGGCGGCCTGGCCTACATGTTCGGCACGCCGATGAATAAGTACCTCGGCAACCTGGCCTACGACCCCTCTCCTTCGCACCCCCAACTCGAATTCACGGTCGCCAACTTCAAAGACCTGGTCGGCCTGGCGCCGGGCAAGGGCTTCTGGGTGACGGCGTACGCCGGCTCGGGCCTGGACGGCGTCGCCGGCGAGACCTACATGGGCTGGACCTATGTTTCGGGCCTGGCCCCGCAGAT
Protein-coding regions in this window:
- the fabZ gene encoding 3-hydroxyacyl-ACP dehydratase FabZ → MLISKRPQRTLAREAAIGGIGFFHGADVAMRFLPAEPDAGIRFVRTDLPGRPGVAARIDQVVPTQRRTAVQDGPAKVEMIEHVMAALAGMQVDNCTIEIDAPECPGLDGSSKAYVELLDEVGTVDQDRPRQALTLERSFVVREGDAVLAAHPNSAEGLTLSYHLDYGQASPIGNQSVLVALTPDTFRDEVASSRTFLLEQEAKGLREAGIGLRTTEADVLLFGPAGVVGNSLRFPDECARHKILDMVGDLALLGMDLHGFVVAHRSGHHTNASLVRKLMQAVEKDREKEARPRAALPIRADGTIDIQGILEILPHRYPMLLLDRVIELQEGRRVVGLKNVSANEAFFQGHWPGRPIMPGVLIIEAMAQAAGVLIASTVNRSGRAAVIASIDAVKLRRPVVPGDQLRLEVDALKIKTSYASVAAVARVDDAIAAEARIRFVLIDAPAVA
- the lpxA gene encoding acyl-ACP--UDP-N-acetylglucosamine O-acyltransferase codes for the protein MATMIADTACIDPRAEIADDVEIGPYCVIGPDAKVGRGTRLIAHVCILGHTTVGENNVVHPNTVLGGDPQDFTYKGEPTLLEIGDDNTFREGVTIHRGSCKEEGITRIGSHNYFMANVHVGHDCILGDRILIANNTMLAGHIHMESYATVSAGVGLHQFVTVGQYSYIGALSRIYHDAPPFMLVEGNPSKVRCINIVGLKRHGIAADAITALHEAHRLIYRARMIARQANEILEANGQICPEVRRLLDFIEVQQQGRHGRGRDRARLSASA
- a CDS encoding Gfo/Idh/MocA family protein, which encodes MKPLRVAVVGVGHLGRHHARILGALPGVELVAVADSRPEQARIIAEGLKTRAVADYRELIGQVDAVSIAVPTVLHREVAGAFLERGIAAMVEKPLAGSPAEAEELVAIARASGAVLQVGHIERFNPALAALQASPIRPKFLSAERLAIYTFRSTDVGVVFDLMIHDIDLVLSLVDSPVRSVSAVGVGLFGDHEDVADARIEFENGTVANLTASRASYATSRKMRIWGTEGYASLDFGAKQATVVRPSEEFLAGGVDLEGVDLTQPSAIKEHLFGKVLRVDRVEPPTCDQLTLELQEFVAAARGEITPRVTGAAALEAVRIADRIVRSLDAHRWEGDAATSPALPAQAASALRGPHAWSRARLDRRSRATS
- a CDS encoding tetratricopeptide repeat protein, producing MSEVRPSPPRPRSSTSDAGRLEGRPAGPAWGLRLFDAVLIGFFLALAFLLGVFRLKDTDFYWHLRTGDLIRKWGEVPRVDFYTFTRVGAPWIDLHWMFQVGISWVFERGGVPALTLAKCLITCSALLLLITARRRTWPVWAMILAWLPALLVLSGRMYIRPETLTLLYLSIFLAVLCRWERRPALAWVLPFVQVAWVNSHGLFILGPIVLGFALIDAAMRRGALSTARRKWWTTVVPASAATALACLLNPYGIRGAFYPLELAGTMSSPDFSRTIAELKPIPDFIRETGFGNLPLQIHFATIVLGALSFLVPILAAGASRVRSLRPDASAAVEDASPTRRKGVKGPDKAAKKAVATRKKKGAVDVVEEPREDVWRVSVLRLLLFAAFSLLSFQATRNSHQFAAVVGTVTAWNFAEWIGSREVARRVRGGEVAASDGVRPRLIALTALIVLTFAVGSGSLYAWAGEGRVIGWGEEPLWFPHEAAKFAGGPGMPERFLSFHNGHASLFIYNHSPEKPGGPGKTVFTDPRLEVSGQELYRRYLDLKDWIVKDNESPRWQRELDAEGRPSILVDHDYNAEVGAALLQSGRWRCVRFDAISAVFLHDSYKSAVGAHEVDFGARHFQPSAGIDPQGVPALIAASKGLRNYANFLNAGSRPDLGRPMLWLALDYARRVVAADPESLEGWKSIGYIELIREPTAPAARCRVPFDPIFDLAPARTTYALRRAAAIAPRDFLTLALLQRTYENRGMLEPLQEILGRILRLNTINPQQANLQKSVQETQLQIANRLDEPVPTTWRNLDELDRLVNHELELGRVETAVRLLEGANPPGRGGWDAVERLSTLLLHLGEPDRARRQLQEAVDVPRPALRDARLAVCDLVEGRLEEARQQFRKAIDVEPRLFEARYGLAVLDQDDARAQEAYEQATAAMECAPSDAARGVANALASAVRRFARRERAD
- a CDS encoding helix-turn-helix domain-containing protein — protein: MMTLAQRVRDFRYAKGWGPDELANRAEISRTALYQIESGKTGLPRAGTLRRIAVALDVSMDDLLSEDEAPASPPAPGAVKPQATFRTRGLDRWFPAEGGPLSLPATTHAGLGGGHAEDFREKGRPIPDAVHRGTLATQESALLREGELLSKLHDLLHSPIGSAVARVLDELHGLLPRSRNTV